A genomic stretch from Rhipicephalus microplus isolate Deutch F79 unplaced genomic scaffold, USDA_Rmic scaffold_237, whole genome shotgun sequence includes:
- the LOC142792739 gene encoding uncharacterized protein LOC142792739, producing the protein MDGARHKEPKSLRQEGPFGHPETVAPIAELNNGANYWQPKARASEDKTNVKAEPEAQLKVKATLTPSLPTLDPKTDEDDRSQTGSYDAPLVVEAERTAASECTSPQCGELKKWFEEVVVSQADPCRERNTFVCNASLILPGWDGMAGKTSSDQRMLPRTHSGTASAKEGATGAGRSKEAVGLSELSELCLRYAWNPEEGVEDILMFLSQFKLDLRKITDDATEDLLERMMELSFGYGLNPVVSFSMQYSVTSVADHAVILQISTSSELEEFFWSLERMDEEAVEDFYRLVLTRYALVQDTDIAQLLQENDEAISDILNVTADPSPWAKMSIAEVSETTGVSAALWKKLLRGYCPFQSTCEDYIVTDKRALALVAFMARDGETLNMRRQLAWHTLLHLVGAKADVLALLNRTGSKSDYHEDYDFATSSESKCERLLHRVSGIRGEAIDLFEGDAAVPAESIVSVANFMAQFQNAIASIISSPSDNKADRLAVSAPVLREETFADENQTLLQEEQHGYPFAAFRHIEGTEVRGLAPKEMSFPVLWLRRLRAWHALPPLLQVLLPGIASLTDVTHLGDLFRMPYYDARTLAAYNFASLGHVIARVVAHKLDELRRTDKFVDQQWRSFVEDADIIDSRTTYCAEALINENDTWRQKKVNLSDLLEETLMNHVAGLKIAHVALLRSSNTTMGYRSEGQLLPGVRLSSKELFLLMHCALSCALGARGFNHFREERHCMVVYRSSRPFIDRPCARPTHENVLNDCRYV; encoded by the exons ATGGAT GGTGCAAGGCACAAAGAACCCAAGTCACTAAGACAGGAGGGTCCGTTTGGTCATCCTGAAACGGTTGCACCAATTGCAGAGCTG AATAATGGTGCGAACTACTGGCAGCCCAAGGCTCGCGCATCTGAGGACAAGACCAATGTAAAAGCAGAACCGGAAGCTCAGCTCAAAGTAAAAGCCACACTGACACCCAGTTTGCCGACGCTTGACCCCAAAACCGATGAGGACGACAGATCCCAGACAGGCAGCTACGATGCACCACTGGTCGTCGAAGCTGAGCGTACCGCTGCCAGTGAATGCACCAGCCCACAGTGCGGTGAACTCAAGAAGTGGTTCGAAGAGGTTGTGGTCAGCCAGGCTGATCCGTGCAGGGAGCGCAACACCTTCGTTTGCAATGCTTCGCTCATACTTCCTGGCTGGGATGGTATGGCTGGAAAG ACATCATCAGATCAGCGCATGTTGCCGCGCACGCATTCGGGTACTGCTTCCGCTAAAGAAGGGGCTACTGGGGCTGGACGTTCGAAGGAGGCGGTTGGCTTAAGCGAGCTCTCCGAGTTGTGTCTACGATACGCTTGGAATCCGGAGGAAGGTGTTGAAGACATCTTGATGTTTCTTTCGCAATTCAAACTCGACCTGCGGAAGATCACCGATGACGCGACAGAAGATCTTCTGGAGCGCATGATGGAGCTCTCTTTCGGCTATGGCCTCAATCCTGTCGTGTCCTTCTCCATGCAGTACAGCGTCACGAGCGTCGCCGATCACGCCGTCATTCTACAG ATTAGCACTAGCTCTGAGCTTGAGGAATTCTTCTGGTCCTTGGAAAGAATGGATGAGGAGGCGGTGGAAGATTTCTACAGACTTGTGCTCACTCGGTACGCCCTGGTACAGGACACCGACATTGCTCAGCTGCTGCAAGAAAACGACGAAGCGA TTTCAGATATTCTTAACGTGACCGCCGATCCCAGCCCTTGGGCAAAGATGAGTATTGCCGAGGTTTCTGAAACTACCGGAGTGTCGGCAG CTCTCTGGAAAAAGCTTCTACGCGGTTACTGTCCTTTCCAGTCAACGTGCGAAGATTACATAGTGACGGACAAGCGAGCGCTAGCTCTGGTGGCGTTTATGGCTCGGGATGGAGAAACTCTCAACATGCGTCGCCAGCTGGCGTGGCATACTCTACTGCACTTGGTCGGAGCAAAGGCAGACGTTCTGGCGCTGCTTAACCGGACAGGTAGCAAAAGCGATTATCACGAGGACTACGATTTCGca ACAAGTTCCGAGTCCAAATGTGAACGGCTTTTGCACAGAGTGAGCGGAATCCGTGGCGAGGCCATCGACCTGTTTGAGG GTGACGCTGCCGTACCCGCTGAATCCATCGTCAGCGTGGCCAACTTTATGGCGCAGTTCCAAAATGCGATAGCTTCCATCATCAGCAGTCCATCGGACAACAAAGCCGACAGACTGGCTGTCAGTGCCCCAGTGCTGCGCGAAGAGACATTCGCGGATGAAAACCAGACACTGCTTCAGGAAGAACAACATGGCTACCCCTTCGCAGCCTTTAGG CACATTGAAGGCACTGAGGTCCGAGGACTGGCACCCAAAGAAATGAGTTTCCCCGTGCTCTGGCTGCGACGCCTCCGAGCATGGCACGCCCTGCCACCATTATTGCAAGTCCTGCTGCCTGGAATCGCGTCTCTGACGGATGTGACGCACCTAGGCGACCTTTTCCGGATGCCGTACTACGATGCGCGTACGTTGGCGGCGTATAACTTCGCCTCATTGGGACAC GTAATAGCCCGAGTGGTGGCTCACAAGTTGGACGAGCTACGGCGGACAGATAAATTCGTAGACCAACAATGGCGGAGCTTCGTGGAGGATGCGGACATCATCGACTCGAGAACAACTTACTGCGCCGAAGCTTTGATTAATGAG AATGACACGTGGCGACAGAAGAAGGTGAACCTAAGCGACCTTCTTGAGGAGACGCTGATGAACCACGTAGCTGGCTTGAAGATAGCCCACGTCGCCCTTCTGAGGTCGAGCAACACAACCATGGGTTATCGCAGCGAAGGGCAGCTGCTTCCCGGTGTTCGCCTATCGAGCAAAGAGCTGTTCCTTCTGATGCACTGCGCTTTGAGCTGCGCATTGGGTGCCAGAGGTTTTAACCATTTTAGGGAGGAACGTCACTGTATGGTGGTGTACAGGTCCTCCCGACCATTCATCGACAGACCCTGCGCGCGGCCCACTCATGAAAACGTGTTAAACGATTGTCGCTATGTATAA